A single region of the Ptychodera flava strain L36383 chromosome 9, AS_Pfla_20210202, whole genome shotgun sequence genome encodes:
- the LOC139141177 gene encoding uncharacterized protein, whose product MVSAPLSRSTIFNCVLKYPVLCLPTLTVDECAALIVLLSAALGDRCVRSTGAQTHTLNSNQERRDQIYEKSTWPSKRCRLFGGLTVFLLSSHEGLVEGNSDFEVITEDALSCYDCRGYDSSSIDRCLNNPASVSTKEVCPTEVAGTQVFPSCHKTKQTAAGKITSVTRGCLYHYNCTEITSCLNNNETGVCVNCCNDVDLCNTASTSQNVQLVVMATSLSLFIAATRLVCAQ is encoded by the exons ATGGTGTCAGCACCACTCTCTAGGTCTACTATATTCAACTGTGTGTTGAAATACCCTGTACTCTGCTTGCCGACACTGACCGTGGACGAGTGTGCTGCATTGATAGTGTTG CTATCGGCAGCGCTCGGCGACAGATGTGTCCGCTCTACGGGAGCACAAACGCACACACTGAACTCCAATCAGGAGCGACGGGatcaaatatatgaaaaatcaaCATGGCCGTCCAAACGCTGTCGTCTGTTCGGTGGTTTGACGGTGTTTTTGTTGTCGTCTCACGAAG GGTTAGTGGAAGGCAACTCGGATTTCGAGGTCATCACAGAAGATGCGTTGAGCTGCTATGACTGCAGAGGTTACGACTCTTCGTCAATCGACAGATGCCTCAACAACCCAGCCAGTGTTTCGACGAAAGAGGTCTGCCCAACGGAGGTGGCTGGTACCCAAGTCTTCCCATCGTGCCAT aaaaccaAACAGACAGCGGCTGGTAAAATCACCAGTGTAACCAGGGGATGCCTCTACCATTACAACTGCACAGAGATTACTTCGTGCCTCAACAATAACGAAACGGGGGTGTGCGTAAACTGCTGCAACGATGTGGATTTGTGCAACACAGCATCGACGTCACAGAACGTACAGTTGGTCGTCATGGCAACATCGCTCTCTCTCTTCATTGCGGCCACAAGACTCGTTTGTGCGCAGTAG
- the LOC139140069 gene encoding LOW QUALITY PROTEIN: uracil-DNA glycosylase-like (The sequence of the model RefSeq protein was modified relative to this genomic sequence to represent the inferred CDS: inserted 1 base in 1 codon), translated as MPPKRRAAKQLSTSSAKKPRKSASPSKGKAARKSKGVPAKNLKKPKKAKLPKAPSEKKATKKSADAAGLCLLSYLTENSWKTKIEEALAEDEKLNSIFKEIEKSLGVEYRKKKTIFPPKENIFHAFHLTPLNKLKVVILGQDPYHDDGQAMGLAFSVXKGVPPPPSLKNIYKELKIEYPTFTAPDHGSLERWAEQGVLLLNATLTVEAHQPNSHSKIGWQKFTDAVIKIINNNCRDIAFILWGGFAQKKGKIIDQAKHHVINTAHPSPLSLNKFLNCGCFVQANKALKKAGQSQIDWTDL; from the exons ATGCCACCAAAACGACGTGCTGCCAAACAGTTGTCGACTAGTAGCGCGAAAAAGCCCAGGAAGTCAGCCTCGCCGAGTAAAGGAAAGGCTGCCCGTAAATCCAAGGGTGTCCCCGCAAAGAACTTGAAGAAGCCGAAGAAAGCAAAACTGCCAAAAGCTCCAAGCGAGAAGAAAGCAACGAAGAAAAGTGCCGATGCTGCAG GTCTCTGCTTGCTGTCATACTTGACGGAGAACAGCTGGAAAACAAAGATTGAAGAAGCATTAGCTGAAGATGAAAAACTAAACAGCATATTCAAAGAGATAGAAAAATCCCTGGGTGTGGAATACAGGAagaagaaaacaatatttccaccaaaagaaaatatatttcatgcatTTCACCTGACCCCCCTCAACAAA TTGAAAGTGGTTATCCTTGGTCAAGATCCCTACCATGATGACGGACAG GCCATGGGATTGGCATTCTCCG CCAAAGGTGTACCTCCTCCCCCGTCGTTGAAAAACATCTACAAGGAGTTAAAAATTGAATATCCTACATTCACTGCTCCTGACCATGGCTCCTTGGAAAGATGGGCAGAACAGGGGGTGTTACTCCTAAATGCGACACTGACAGTAGA AGCACATCAACCGAATTCCCATTCCAAGATAGGATGGCAGAAGTTCACTGATGCGGTCATCAAGATCATCAACAACAACTGCAGAGATATTGCCTTCATACTCTGGGGTGGCTTTGCTCAAAAGAAAGGCAAAATAATCGACCAGGCAAAACACCACGTCATCAACACAGCTCACCCCTCACCCCTGTCACTGAATAAGTTCTTGAACTGCGGATGCTTCGTCCAGGCAAATAAGGCCCTGAAGAAAGCAGGTCAAAGCCAGATTGATTGGACTGACTTATAG